TCGCCAAGCTGTTCGACAATGCCCATGTTCTCGTGACCTGTGAGATTAGTAAGGAGGTCAATTATGTGAGCACAGGAGCTGTACCAAAGGTAATGCCGGGTTCCGCTGCTGTTCGGCCTTCATACATGCTATGATTTGTGAGTATTACTTTTTGTGTACATATTGGTCCCCTTACTGTAAGTCGGAGCCGCAGATGGCAGCCTGAGTATTTATCAGTTACTACGATACAATAAGGTACCTAGAGATTCGGTAGTCTTACAGTCGTAACCTTGACAATGACGTCGTCAGGATGCTCGAGCTTAGGGAGTTCTATCTCCtgaaccttgaccttgtaAGGGCCTTGGTAGTTGACAGCCTTCATAGTTTGCGTAGTCATGATGAATAGTGATGATGCAAGTGTATAAGTCGACTTGGGAGTAgcaaagaaggaagatgcaTAGGTAGTATTTGAGTTTAATAAATACACGATTATTTATACCCCGCGTTTCCAAGCATCACAGCCACGTCCTCTTGTCATGATTACCACAGGCAGGTCGGGACTTGCTCGGGATTCTTACCGTCATCGTCTAACGTTTGTTGCCTCTTCGAGATGCCTCGATGGTAGGTTAATGCGGGGAAGCCAAGCCAGAATAACCTACCGTTCTCGTCCATCTAGGGTAGAGAACGGCCCCACTCCTTGGGTGGGATACAGTACATCCATAGGTATCTTCACCCCATTGTTGAGGTTAACCAGCTGTGGCTCCAGAGGATCTAGTATAAACCCTCGAGCGGTATCGGTCAGCGAATGAGGAATAACACATCGTGGATCTAGACCTATCTAAAATAAACCAATTTGCTCACCATGTTCGATGTGTACATAAGAACGAGCAGTGGGGAGGACATCAGTCGGCGGAAATGGCCCAATCAAGCGACTGAGAATGGTGACTTGACCTACAGCCAAATAAGGAAGATCTCCCCGCGGAGCATTTGAACTACACAGATCTTGGTGCAAAATTAACCTCTTTTACAATTCGGAGAGAAGACCAGCGAGTATGAATAACTATATTAGGAGTCAGTCCGCAAAAGGAGGTTCGCTCATCTTTTGTACGTGACATGTCCCGTCTCTATAGCATTGCATTGGGGTCTCCCTCGTGAGTAGGGAGACCAACCTCGCCATGCCACATAACGAAAGGGAAATAAAAGAAGTGCTGCAATACGAGAGTGCTATATAGAAAGAATCACAGTTCGAATTTTAACCCTTCTGGTTGAGACTCATCTTTCGTGCACAATCATGTTCTATTTGTGACCCGATCGATACATACCTAACTTACACAAACCTCAGGATAAAAGCCGAAAGAGTGATACAAAACAATCCGTCAGTTGAATGCCGGGCCGGAAAAATGGTTGAGACTGACTGAGATTTGTCTTGTACTCTCCGTTGGTCAATGGGTCAGTCCAGCACGCTGGAACCCTGCGAATTGGGCAGAACATCGGATTTTCTTTCCTACGGTAAATCTGTGTAAGTCACATGGTGTTAGGCATCTGTGGAAATGGAAAACCCGGAATTAACTAGTTAGGTGGTAAACCGCAATAAGTTGTGAGACACCCACTCTCCCAGAACGTGCAGCCACCTGCAGGTAATCCGACCAAGAAATCGTACAAAGATCACACTTTACGTTTGAGGCCGAGAGGCTTCTAGAATCTCAAAGACAAAAGCGCAAGCAACGTTACGCAGAAAATTATTGCGAAGGCATGACAAAGCAGGCATGGCTTTCATTGAATGGCGTTCCCGGGTTGGACAAGTCCCCTGATGTCTCACAACCATGCGATCTCCCATCACGACCACACCGCTTTACATTGTTTGCAACACGAAATATTCAATAACGATATTTAATCGTACGTGGTATGGCCACAATTATTCGCTGGTGATGTTTGTTATTGGGATCGCTCATGGCTGCATTGTGAGGCGATGTCGCTGTGTCAACACCTGGATAAGATCACGAAAATCACAAAATTTGAGAACATATGATGTTTGAGTACAACGCAATTATGTCATTGAATGTCTAAAATACTGCTATGGCAGCTTTTTCCATATTCCTCCATCCAATTAATGCTATTAGTCTAATGAATGTCATGGAGATCGTTGATTATATCCGTCCGTCGTCACGGCGTAGTCGTGGATGAAGAGTGGTATCCCAAAAAAAGCAAAGTCCAACTCCAAAGCTTGCgcttaaaaggtattaaaaagatattgtCATGAATCACGAATAAAGAACAAGTGTCGTGAGAATAGTGCACCCTTACAGGACAGCCTGCATCTCGAGGACAGGAaccttgagctgcttctgctggCAAGTCACCCGACGGTTGGAGTAGGCCTTGTCACCGCCAGCCTTGTAGTGAGCGTTCTTCCAGGTCTTCTCGGTACACTTGGGAGTGAAGGTTGTGTTGCCCTTGGCCTCGTACCAACCGCCCTCCTTCACGCAGGACCAGTGctggaagatggcgatgacgCCGGACTTGCGGTTGTACTTGAACGAAGCAGAGTCGCCCTCGAAGGGAACATCGCAGTTGTAGTCGGTGTTACCAGTGAAGAAATCCTTCTTGGCGTCTGTGGACTTGGCTGAGCACTTGCCCTCATAACCGACACCACGGTTCTGAAGGGTGAAAGTGACGGTGGCAGAGTTTGTCTGCTTTGTGGGAGTGTTTTGGGTGTAGACGGCCTCGTACTTGAAGTCCTTGACAGTCCATTCAGTGACCTTGCTGCCCTTGTCCATACAAGTCTCTCGCTTGGTGAGAGTCTGAGGGAGGGCCATGGCGGAGGTGGCGAGGCAGAGAAGGGTGAAGAATTGCATGTTGGCGATTATTGAGAGGCTACTACAAAGTAGTACGAGTTGAGggaggaggagttgagaAAGATTTAAGACTTATTATAAGGAGCAGTGAGGAGGTTGGTCTGTGAAAGAGACTAGGTAGACTGCGGGGTGATGCAGGATGATCTTTGTCTGTGAtgggagatgatgatcttttggagttgaagtcaattgatgatgatcttttaACCTCGAATACGCGAGCAGACAAGGCCTTCTTTATACTTCAACCTAACTCACTTGATTACCAGTGAATTATGCATATCCGTGACTCAGATAGGACCGAATTCACTACATTCTCAGCACAAGCGTTGAGAATGATGGAGAATATGTCAAGTGACGTACCACAACTCACCCAACTTCCAGCACAGTAAGGTACACTTGCTGGGATCTCGTATTCCCGCCGTGGGGCCATGTCCTCAGCTCGGCAGTCCGGTACGGTTTTGTGCATGCACAGCGCGCCTAAAATAGTAGCTCAGGTAACTAACAAGGTCCAGAACCTCTTCCTACAGGGTGATACTATTGCTTTCCTGTGTGCTGTTATTGATTCTTGATTCGAGATATTAGGGGTACGTTGTATTCATCTTGCTGGTCTATGCTACCCAGACGGACGATGCGGGACGGAAAATATAATGCGCTGTCAAAGGTCCCAGGAATGCCATAATCTGTAGCGGATTAACCCAAAAAATCACAAGCTTCCACTGAATGCCTGCCGGGGTCTTCTGTAAGTCAGCGTTGAAGACCCGCTTACAGTTGAGGAGTCTAGAGTCTAGGAACCAGGCCGTAGGTCCGCATGAAACATTGACGACTGGTGGGCTTTTTTTTATGCTTGTTTGATCACGCTCAAGGTTCTTTGCAGAGTTATTCAAGTTGAGCTTCTACAATGAGTTAGTTGGACCTTCACCAGCCACCACACGTATTGACGGCAGACGGGCTAACCGTCGTCAAACAGTTTTCCGTGCCGTCAAAGTTCAAGGGTGGCTGGCATATGCACTAAGCTAACGCGAAAATCGAAAGATCACTAACATCATGGATCTTGGTAACTTTCATGGCATATCAAAGCTCTCATGAGGTAATTATGTTGGGAAAAACTCTTCAAGCTTGGTTACTAGGCCGGTaagaataaaatagtaaCAAAGGATCAAAATATTGGACAGTCTTTGCAAGCTTGCGACGAATGATATCTCGTAGCACGGTACACAGTCACGATGTACGTATGCATGCAAGTCAAAGCAAAAGGCATGATAACACGACAGGCAACAGCAACGAATCCTCGTGGCAAATTCACAAGTTACGCTGTGTGTGTTGGTGTCTTGCCCTGGCAGATTTTCAACTCCCAACTGTCCCAGTCCTTGTCAAAAGCGGGAAAAGCGGAAGaaacctcaagaagctggactGTGCCGTGTCTAATTCTAGACCCAGGATCCAACCCCATCTCACCAACCTATGATCGGCGAGTCCACCTCTCCGCATAAACGAGAGGAACAACGACGGCCATCGAATGTTTGAACAGGCAcggggagaggagagaggcACAGGCTGGGCCCTGTTACGGTGACCGTCAGGTGGCTTTACTGTTCGTTTACCGTCCGCAACGTTTCCGTCAATCATAACTCCAGGTATACACGTTTATTAAGCGTGCCACAAACAATTTCCAATGACGGCTATCAGCCAACTCCAAGAGAGCGGTCTGCGGGCGATTGCCTCGTTGACATTTCACGACACTAGGTATCCGATGGCATTGACCGCTAGTGATCTAGGTCTGTGGAACCCCAGAAAGCCTCGGCAGGGGTCTTCCCTCTCAGCTCATGACTTGCATCCCGCCCCGTCATGCATGGTGTTGCTAAACATATCGACAGGCAAACAATAATTATTAGGTTGTCCATGTGGATGGGGGCTTCTGACGTTTACGTGACATcgtttctctctcttttctgcTCAATTGCCGTGTTTGTTCATATCTTgcgagttttcttttttgaGCATCTGTCTCGGACGGAGCCACGTTTATTGCATGTGCGACGGCCCGTATCGGTATCCTACCAGCCGCCGACGCCGGAGCCGATTGACGACGGGACATTTGTGATCCCGCTGTCGGAAGTCTGGGACTTTACTTGTGAGAGGCTGCGTCGTTTTGTACGATGTCGAGTATTGGCTGGTAGCGAGGAATGACGTCCACTGTCTAGGTACCGAATGGCCCCGTGTGAAGGTCGAAGCTGAACCTTGCAGAGCGCGAGGACTTCATTTCTATGTGAAACCTTATAGTTTGGCTGCCTCATCGGTTGCTCTCTTCGTCTACGCCTTGTGCCTTCGGGAGACGTTTGTCAAGCTCTTGAGCAGTTCCCATTTGACAAATAGCCAGTATCTAACCGAGTCTTGAAGTGGTATATCTTCAAACAGGTTCGTATCCCACTGCAAAAGTGCGGCTCTTTCGTGGATCACAGTGGCTTAAGCCACCGTCGGTGTTCAACAACACCCATCTGTACGATTTCGGACTTTTACCAACTGCGATACTACGTTGAACCTTTGCCTCGTCATGTATCTATGCGAGTAATGGAAGACCCGTCCCGTGTTCTCAACGTCCTTCTGTATTGTTACGGGCGATTCATCGAAGCAATTGGCTTTGGAAGATGGTTATGTATCATTGGCCTTGAAGCAAATGAATCTCGACAGCATGTAAAGGCACTTTTTGATATGTAACCATCGTATCGCGGCCAAGGCAAATGTAGTGACATGACCTGTTTGTTGAAAGAACAAACTTATTCGGCAGTCCTTGTCATGCAACTGCGTGAAGTCTACGAACGGAATTAGACGTCGTGACGACGATAGATTATGGAAACAGTAAAAGTATCCTCGACGCAACTGTAGCTTGTATTCATAGTTCTCAGGTTTAATGTATTATGTGAAGCAGCGAAATGAGATGCATGCGTatgagagaaaagagatatcCGAGTTGATTCAAAACCGAGATCACAGCGTTTGCTATTGGATATCTCTAATAGTCGTTACTCAAACCCCTCAAGGAAGGCGCTTGCCTGAGCGCGTAGCTTGGCCAACTTCAGAGTTGGTAGTATCTTCGGCATATCTCTTATACGCAATGATGTATCGTTCGTTGGCACTCCAGGTCTCCTTCACACTGTCGCGACTGAGAATTGCGTCATACCACTTCTTCCACCTCTTCCAAATCTCTCCATCTTTACCTTCTCCAGATTCCGGGATACCATGACCGCCCTCCTTGTAGTGATCAATTAGAAACAAACGCTTCGCCCATGGTGCTAAGCAAATATCCACAAGACTCAGAGTCGAGCCGAGAAACCATGGGCCTTCAGGGttcatctcctcaacgaGAGTCTTGATGCGTCCTCTCAGTTCTTCTCGTgcctcatcaaggctgaaaGGCTTGCCGAGAGTGTGCTGCATCAGCTTGTACCATGAGGGAATGATGCGTGTGCTGATATGATCGATCCAAATACGACATCTTGCCCTCTCATATGGATCGGtaggaagaagtcgaggcCCATACTTAGACTCGTCCGTGAACGCCTCATCGAGATATTCACAAATGATGTTGCTCTCGAACAGAGGCTTCTGTACCTTGCCCTTCGAGTCAACGGGTACTGCAAGAGTAGGGACCAATCCACGGGGATTCATGGCCATAAAGTGAGCCTCTTTCTTGTATGGGTTGATCTCTACATATTGATGGGGAATCTTCTTTTCGTGAATAGTGATCCAAGTTCGTTGGACGAATGGGCAGAACCAGCCTCCGTAGAGCTTCAGCGGATGCTCTTCAGCATGTTGAGCTGCAAACTTGGCGGCTGCGCCAGATGGTTCTGGAGGTAGAGAAGTGTCGACGTTTGTCATGATGGACCTAGCTCTGATATTAATGAAGCTTGTTTTTCTTGACCAAGTTGAAAGCAGGCTTGCAAGAAATAGGTTTGTTGCATGTTTAACGATGGTGATGGGCTGAGGTCGAGAATGACGTCGAAGTAAAGGTGGAGTTTAGAGTGAGGAAATGGTTGGTAGACGACATCTTGTTCAATAATTACGCTGCACAACGCTCATTAAAATTGTGATATGTATTCCTAGGTCTCAATTCAGTCTTGGTATCCCAAGACTTATACATATCGGTAAGACTTATTACAATGGGCGTTGGTTGACCATGATTTCCATTCATTGAATGAGCTAAGACATTACCTTAAGTATGACATATGACGAACAGTGCATACTGGTACTCGACACCGTCTTCTTATCGTTATCGCCGCTATCGAGTCAACCAAGCCATTTTATTCCACCAACTCTTACAAACTAAACCATAAAATGTCAGATTCAAGAGCGTCGCGGTTCACGCCGCAGAATAAAACTACCAATGAACGACTCTCCACGCATACGGTCGGTCTCGTTGCCCTCTCCGATTTTCGCAAGCGACGCGCCGAAGTCCTTGAACAACAGGAGCGTGaatctcgagaagctgcGTTTTCAGGCACGTCCACTCCGGATGCTTCCTTGACAGGCACTCCTGACATCGCTGGCAGTGATTCTGGAAGTGGTGCGCAaccattgaagaagaaaaaaaagaagctggggaagaagctgttatcgttcgacgatgaagagggtgaggatgaggggcCATTGGTAAAACCGacgaagaccaagaaggctcGCGCAGACGATACCGAAGGCAATGAAGGCGAGGTCAAGACCAAATTCAAGGCAAATGCTTCGGTGGGCATAGTGCCCAAAGCCATGACGAAAGCTGCGTTGCGCAAGGAAGCCGCTGAACGAGACGCATTACGCCGCGAATTCTTGGCTATACAAGCAGCCGTCAAAGCAACCGAGATTGCGCTACCTTTCGTATTCTACGACGGGACTAATATTCCTGGTGGAATCGTCAGATTGAAGAAGGGCGACTTCATATGGGTGTTCCTCGACAAAAGTCGCAAAGTCGGCGCCGATCTGGGCGTGGGTGAAAAGTCCAATGCAAGGAGGGAATGGGCCAGAGTTGGAGTGGACGATTTGATGCTTGTTCGTGGAACAGTCATTATACCTCACGTAAGTCTTCTCGCTGACGCTTATTATTGAACAGTTTCTGATTGCTATCTAGCATTATGACTTCTACTTCTTCGCCATGAACAAGACACCCGGTCCTGATGGCGAGCCTGTATTTAAGTACAGTGCGGAGCCTCCCCGAAAACCCGAATCGATCGATAATGCCGAATCCAGTGATCCTCTCGTCACGCCCgcctccaaggctgctgctgcggatGCGCTTCCTGATATCAGCACCCTTGAGGGCGCCGACGAAGATCCCATCCTTACTAAAGTTGTTGATAGGCGGTGGTACGAGAAAAACAAACATATCTTTCCTGCGAGTATGTGGCAGGAGTTTGACCCCGAGAAGGACTACGGGAAGGAGGTGAGGAAGGATGCTGGTGGTAATacgttcttcttctcgcgctGAGATGGTGCTGTCGACTGTCACAAAACATCGATATGTGTTTGGAAATGCGTTGTGTCGACTCCTTGAGCGTTGGATATATCACGAGTGGATCACCTTTGAGTTTGGCTGAGAGGTCTTAGAGACACTCAAAACGCGTGGGAGAAGCTTCAACCGAAGAGCATCCAGCCTGCCCAGCACGCGCCTGCGAGCACCCACCATCCAGGCCAGAAGAGCATGAGGAAGACCATATTCCCGCTGCCGAGAATGAAGACGGCGAATTCGTACCAGAGCTTTTTTCGTAATCTCTGGACATTCTTGGAGTTCCATGCACTGGCGACGGCTTGGGAAGACATGTTGAAGCTGTGAAAAGCGCTATACTTTGTTGCGATGAGGACGTTTAGGGACACGATCTTGCTCCCCTGGAGGACGGCGACGAACGCGCTGCTCGCGATGATGCAGGCATGGAGGcaaaggaagatggagattgaACCGACAAGGCTCTGGAAGCGAAGGGCAATTTGTAGTGACGGAACGATCAACCTGGTGATGTCGGACCGGGGATGGGTCGAAACGTTCAGATCCACTTTGGAAGCCGTTAGAAGTGTAGCTTTGTCCATGATCTCGATCTGGGGATGGAGTCTCGATTAAGTACCGAAACGAACCAACGATAGATCGAGGCTTGCAACAGCACAAGAATACCAGAGAAGAAACGAGAATGTCTTTGACTTATTCAATAAACCCCACCATCTGCAGTATTGATTGACTCTTTGGtgtttatataaattatcttCAATTCCAACCCCCACTCTGCATCTCCATAGCATGCCCAACACCTCCCGCATCCAACGGCAAACGCGAGGCTTTTTACCGTCTAGAACGGTCACAAGCTCGAAACTCGACAATCACACTGCGCTTCTGCCAAACGTAACTTGCTGATATGAAGCCCCAGGCCCGCTTCAAGCCCCTCATCCCGTGCAGAGTGAGCGATTGAAGGGTTGCAACGCGACGACCCACGGCGACACGTGGGGCCGCTGATTCGTTGCTCGGGAGACTCTTATTGACAATTGAATAGCGAGCGCGGGATGGATCATGGCCTCGATGCCGGATCTAGATAGGTAGTGGGTGAGATCTTCAAGTCCCTGAGTAAGGGGCTTTGCTGCACGTGGGAGTGAAATCGTTTTTTGGGGGAGTCAGAGTCTAGCAAACATGGGAAAGTTAATCGTGTGGATTCGTGGAATAGCATAACATATGGCGTCCAAGGTAAGCTATTGTATGGAGTGCAGCGGGAGCCAAGCCCCAATGACAGACTCCACGTGGGAACCTGGCTGCCGTCGTTCGCTCGTCGAGGCCCGAGTATCAACTGATCGTCGACCGTTCCGGACTTTAACGATCGGGACTTTAACGATCGGGGGATTCCCGAGACGGAGTACGGTATTTGTAAAGCGTAGTCTAGGCTTGTAAAATGGTAGCAACGCTTGGCTACAAGGAATGAACCGCTGTTCGTTACTATAATTCATTTATAAGCCAACATTCTTTGTCTATGCTTGACCGCATTGGGGAAACAAATTCTGTCTTTGGTTTCATCAAGTATAGTCCCGTATGGTTCGCTCTGTAGCAggtaaataagtaatttcGATCTGATAAAGACATACAgcattaataaactcttacTTCAGCTTATAGCCCACCAACTCTTCTGAGATGACAGTACTATTCCCTAGATACCCAATTTACACGCTTGCCTTTTTCGCCTCCTTCAAATCACTTCGAGTCTGAACCAGTTTGGACATCTCCTTCGCAGTCTCAGATTCAAGCCTAGAAAAGCCCTTGATGACTCCCTCTCGATCACCCATACCCATCTCTTGGCTCATCTTGAATTTTCCTCCCATGTGCGTAATATCAATTTCGATTCCAATGATactcttcttcagaagctCGATGAACCGATCAGGGGCATCAGATACCTTCCAGTCCACAGGGTTGTCGCCGCCAGTAAAGCCCATGACATTAGTCTCGGCGTGGCGGCTGAGGTCAGAAATCTGTTTCGAAAGAAATTGTCCAGCCTCGTCGGTCTTGGTATCGTAGAAGATTTTGGCGCGGCCGTAGACCTGTGCTGCGGCGTAGTTCCATGTTGGAACAACCTTTCCGGTCGTGGGCTTGGTTTCTGTGTAGAACTTTGGTGTGACATAGTGTTGAATAGGAGAGTTGAAAATGACTATAACGTCTTGCTCGATTACATTATCCAGGTTTGGATTTTCGGTGAGGTTCTCGATCATGGCTTTGCTCTGAGGGTTGACTCTGGCGAGGTGACCTCGTAGCTTTCCCAGCTCCGTCTCGCTTGATTCATCCTCGATGTCTAGAACGAAAGGTATATGGCTGGACTGAAGAAAAGGGAAGTTTGGGGAGGGAATGGCGGTAGTCAGAAGACCCAATGGATTCTCTCGTATCAGCTTCCTGAGCACCGGAAGCTCGGTTTCGGCGTGAGGTCCTTTGATGTACATTTGTGTTGAACTCGGATATTCGAATACGAAGAGTGTGAGTTGGGGAAGATACTGAGTAGAGAACAGAATTTCAAATTTTGTGGCGGGTATTTATTTGCCGGCAGTCAAGAGTCATCCAAGGACTATATAAAAACAAAGGAATGCCCTGGACCAATTACAAGAGCTGTAATAGCAATTCAGGGTGCTGGCTTGAGTATCTCCTCGGAGCTTTATTTTAGCCAGCGGCATCGAGGTCGATCATATGGAATCATTATAGCTTTGTATATGTTAAACTGACTTGCTTTGCCCACAATCGTCATAGTCATGTGGGAACTCATAAAGATGGCGGGCTCCAGTAGATCAGTCTCACGAGTCCATTCCTATTTCGTATAATTTTGACGACTGACTTGTCTTGGTGTTTGAAGCTGAGTCACAGGCCATTAACAAACGCGATGCTCAGTAGTGGTCGGACAAGCCTAGCCTATAACAACTTCGTTGTGGGAGTGTCATAAATTGCCGAGACTTGACAGGCTGCAATGTCGAACCATATTTACAGCTGAACTTTGTAAACCAAATTTCTGATTGGTTATTCATGccatcttggctttggaaTCATTCTTCAAGTTTGCGGGGCTGCGGGGTTGAAAGATGTCTGAATGGTTCGATGTTTTAAGCTGCATCTTTTGTTTTACGACTCATCTAATCAGCTGGATTTTATTGCGTAACTATAAGTGACTTCCATGGAATTATGGCTGATTGGGGAAACAATAAGCAATCATCATTTTTGCCTCTTTAGGAAGTTTATATCCGTCAGAGTAGTACGTGGGCAGCAGATATGTAAACTCACGGCTGGAGAAGACTTGCCTGCTTGTGTGAGCTATAGTAGGactaataagtatatatgATTTGTAATTTCCTTCACTATGGCGCCTTGCGATTTGGAAACATCATATTGTGTTTCCTTTTCGGGGCATATAGACTTGCATAAACGCGATATTCGGGGTTCTATGTTTGGGACCCTGAGACTGGAAGCAAGGAAGCTCTTCCGTTGTCTTTGGTATAAGCACAAGGAGATGTTTTGTATGATCTTTGGTGGCCTTTATGATAGTAAATTCAAAGATACAAAGATGCTTTAATCGT
This genomic stretch from Fusarium fujikuroi IMI 58289 draft genome, chromosome FFUJ_chr09 harbors:
- a CDS encoding related to glutathione transferase omega 1, which translates into the protein MTNVDTSLPPEPSGAAAKFAAQHAEEHPLKLYGGWFCPFVQRTWITIHEKKIPHQYVEINPYKKEAHFMAMNPRGLVPTLAVPVDSKGKVQKPLFESNIICEYLDEAFTDESKYGPRLLPTDPYERARCRIWIDHISTRIIPSWYKLMQHTLGKPFSLDEAREELRGRIKTLVEEMNPEGPWFLGSTLSLVDICLAPWAKRLFLIDHYKEGGHGIPESGEGKDGEIWKRWKKWYDAILSRDSVKETWSANERYIIAYKRYAEDTTNSEVGQATRSGKRLP
- a CDS encoding probable transcriptional regulator, with protein sequence MYIKGPHAETELPVLRKLIRENPLGLLTTAIPSPNFPFLQSSHIPFVLDIEDESSETELGKLRGHLARVNPQSKAMIENLTENPNLDNVIEQDVIVIFNSPIQHYVTPKFYTETKPTTGKVVPTWNYAAAQVYGRAKIFYDTKTDEAGQFLSKQISDLSRHAETNVMGFTGGDNPVDWKVSDAPDRFIELLKKSIIGIEIDITHMGGKFKMSQEMGMGDREGVIKGFSRLESETAKEMSKLVQTRSDLKEAKKASV
- a CDS encoding related to XAP-5 protein → MSDSRASRFTPQNKTTNERLSTHTVGLVALSDFRKRRAEVLEQQERESREAAFSGTSTPDASLTGTPDIAGSDSGSGAQPLKKKKKKLGKKLLSFDDEEGEDEGPLVKPTKTKKARADDTEGNEGEVKTKFKANASVGIVPKAMTKAALRKEAAERDALRREFLAIQAAVKATEIALPFVFYDGTNIPGGIVRLKKGDFIWVFLDKSRKVGADLGVGEKSNARREWARVGVDDLMLVRGTVIIPHHYDFYFFAMNKTPGPDGEPVFKYSAEPPRKPESIDNAESSDPLVTPASKAAAADALPDISTLEGADEDPILTKVVDRRWYEKNKHIFPASMWQEFDPEKDYGKEVRKDAGGNTFFFSR